GATCATGAGGCGGTCCGTTCCCTGGCTTACGATCGCCACTCATTGTACAGCGAGGCGGGACGCCCTCCGCCGCGACGCCAAGAACGGATGGCAAGCGCTGGTGCAGCTTGCTCTGCCGCGGCAAATCAGCCCTTGCCAAAAATGCCTGGCATTGCCGACCGCAATCGACTAAGGTCCAAAGCTTAGAGCGATCCCTCGCTGTGCCAAAGACGGACGCCCGAGCACCTTCGACATTAGGGATAGCGGCCGGTCAGGCGATGATGACCCCTTACAAGAGACATGACAAGTGAAGGAAAACGACACCCAGCCTATCCAGCCGGTAGATTACGTCGAGGCGACCGCATACCTACTAGAGTTGGACGTCGCGCCCTATCGGGCAGGCGTTGTCGAAAATTTCGCCCGATTGCGCGCAATCGCACTCGCGCTGGATACTGTCGCGCTGCCGACAACTGTTGAACCCGTATAGCAGTTTGCGCCCGAACGTTGGTGCACCGAATAACCTCAAATGCTCCTGTGCAGACTTCAAACTGTTTGGAGAATGCTGAGTTGACGGCGCGGTAGCCGGATCAGCTGGCCTTGCGGACCTGCGCTCGCCCGCTCGGGCGAGCAGAGGGATCGGACGGACGGTCGGGTTCGCGAGCCCGGAGCAGCGACTCGCGACCGTTGCGTGCGATGCGCAGCATCTCTAAAAGCTGGCGTTCGAGATCGAAAAGCGCTTGAGTTGCGTAGTCGTCCGCCTCGTCGCGCAGACGATCGCAATCCTCGCGGGCTTGGTCGAGCAACAGTTCGTTGTCTACATGCGTCTGCTTGCGCAAGCGATCGCACTCCTCGCTGATTTGCGCGTGGAGTTGCTGGGCTTCCCGTTGTGCCCGCTGCACGATGCCAGTGTCATCTAGAATCTGTGCCGCGCGGCGCTCGGCAATTTGCATCGTCTCGCGCGCATAGGCTTCTGCTTCCTGAAGGATCTCGTGCTTCTGCTCCAAGATGGTGCTTGCTTGTTCGATCGCGATCGGCAGATTCGTCCAGATGGCATCGATCTGAGCGAGTAACTGGTCTTCACTCACCACCGACCATTTGGTAAAGGGGATATTCGCGCCGGTCACGATGTCTTCTAGGCGTGAAAGTTCTTTTTGGAATCGCAAACTCTCGGCGGTGTCGGCGGCGGACTCGGTTCGATCGCGGTTGGTTTCACTGTGGGGGGAGTCTTGGCGAAGCATTGATAAAGGTCTAACGCAACAAGTTCTGGGGTCAGGTGCTCGACAGAGCCGCCGAAACGAGCGATTTCTTTGACGACGCTGCTGCTGAGGAAGCTGTATTCGTTCGAGGTCGCGAGGAAAACTGTCTCGATGCCGTCCCAGAGTGTCTGGTTTGTGTGCGCCATCTGCAACTCTTTCTCGAAGTCCGACAACACGCGCAAACCGCGCAGCAGAACGTTTGCGTTGCATTGTCGAGCATATTCCACGGTCAAGCCTGCGAAACTGTCGACTTCGACGTTGGGCAGGTGCTGCGTACAGGCACGAATCTGACGAACGCGTTGGGAAACAGGAAAGAGGGGTTGCTTGTTGGGATTACCGAGCACGGCGACGATCGTGTGCTCGAATAAGCGGCTTCCGCGCTCGATGATGTCGAGATGCCCGAATGTGATCGGGTCGAAGCTACCGGGGTAGATGGCAATCACGGACGTTGGGCAAAGCACTGGTGGGCGCCCGAGGCTGGGGACGGCTGGTTGGGATTGCCACTACATTAGCGGATCTCAACGAGCGCGATCGCGCGAGTGTTGAACGCCCCCAGGGATGGGCAAACCTGCAGGCACGAGCGGCTTCTGCTAAGTTGTTCAGTGAGAAGTTGCCGGACGCGAACACTTCATGGCGGCTGTTGCATCGCGTCTGGAGGGGTGGTTTGCGCGGAGCGAACGGGAGGCAAAGCACCAGCTTGAGATCCTCGTGACGGTCGCCCTGACAAGATGTTTCCGTCTAGCAAACCGTCATAGATACTTGCTATGCCACCGCATCGGCTGTAATAGCCATTTCACTCTACGCCAATAGGGAACGATTCATCGTGACTGATACCAACCACGACTTTCTTCTGCAAACCGATGCGACCGTTGCCGACCTAATTCAGAGCGAGCTTCAGCGCCAGCGCCAGCACTTGGAACTGATCGCGAGCGAAAACTTTACCTCGCCCGCGGTATTGGCTGCACAAGGCTCGGTGCTGACCAATAAATATGCCGAGGGACTGCCCGGCAAGCGCTACTACGGCGGTTGCGATTTCATCGATGCGGTAGAGCAGTTGGCGATCGATCGCGTTAAGAAACTGTTCGGAGCGGCGGCAGCAAACGTTCAGCCGCACTCCGGCGCGCAGGCGAACTTCGCGGTGTTCCTGGCGTTGCTGAAACCGGGCGACAAAATTATGGGCATGGATTTGTCCCACGGCGGCCACCTGACCCATGGCTCGCCGGCTAACGTGTCCGGCAAGTGGTTTGACGCGTGTCACTACGGTGTTAGCAAAGAGACCGAGCGCCTGGATTACGATACGATCCTCGACCTAGCACTGCGCGAACGACCGAAGTTGATCGTCTGCGGCTACTCGGCCTACCCGCGCGTCATCGATTTTGAAAAATTCCGAGCGATCGCCGATGAGGCAGGTGCATATCTGCTGGCAGACATCGCACACATTGCCGGTCTGGTCGCGTCAGGACATCACCCCAACCCAATTCCCCACTGCGATGTGGTGACGACGACAACTCACAAGACCCTACGCGGTCCCCGCGGCGGTCTGATCCTGACTCGCGATACGGATCTGGGCAAGAAGTTCAACAAAGCGGTGTTCCCCGGCACGCAAGGGGGTCCTTTAGAGCACGCGATCGCCGGCAAGGCCGTGGCATTCGGCGAGGCGCTCGAGCCCGAATTCAAGGCATACTCCGGTCAGGTTATTGCCAATGCCCGTGCCTTGGCTGCGCACTTGCAGGAGCGAGGTCTCAAGCTCGTTTCCGACGGCACGGACAACCACTTATTACTGATCGATTTGCGTTCGGTCGGGATGACCGGCAAGATAGCGGACCAGCTGGTTAGCGAAATCAACATCACCGCTAACAAGAACACGGTGCCGTTCGATCCCGAGTCGCCGTTCGTCACCAGCGGGTTGCGCCTGGGTTCGCCGGCGCTGACAACCCGAGGTATGGGGGAAGCTGAATTCTGCGAGATCGCCAACATCATCGCCGATTGCTTGCTCGACCCGGATAGCGATGCCGTCAAGCAGGACTGCCGCCAACGCGTTGCCGCCTTGTGCGATCGCTTCCCGCTTTATCCGCACCTGGACGCAGCAGTTCCGGTACTGGCATAACGCGACCGTGCGGGTCGCCGCGGGAGGGACGGGTTACCTCACCTGCACGCCCGCCAGTTACCCGCTCGACACGAGCACGGTACTGGCGGGTCAGTTTTACATTGTCAGTTTTACATTGCCTGTGAGGAGAATCGCACCCGGCGCTCGGCCGTCACTGCATTCACATCGACTCGTCGGCCACCGCACCGTTGCGCTCTCTCTGAGCCATCTGCTGCAGCGTATCGACGAAGGCAAAAACGGCAGGCGGGTGCAAAACATCGGCCAGGAAAGCCGCACCAATCACGCGCTCTAGGAGGGAAGGCAGCGATCGCGTTACGATGCCGGGCGGGATCGGCTGCGCGGCCAGCCGCGCCATCACCGTCGCACCTAAGCCGCGCTGGACCATGCCGAGGATGGTGGAATCTTCTTTCACTTCGTAGGCAGGGTCAATCTGTTGGTTGTGGTGGGCGAGGTAGTTGGTGATAATTTGGTGGCAGCCGTACTCCTCTGGCGAGAGGATGAGCGGGTAGCGTTTGAGATGTTCCCAGGTCAGCGTCTCGGGAGGCGGTGGGTCCGGCGGTAACAGCGCGATGTAGTCGTCGCGGAAGAGTTCGCGCGTTTCGAACTCCGGACCGGCGGGTAAGTAAGTAAAGCCGAGGTCGGCGCCTCCTTGCCGGATGTCGTCCTCGACTGCGCGAAACAGCTGATATTCGTTAATCGTGACCCGGATTCCGGGAAACCGCCGGTGGAACTGCGCGATCGCGCCGGGCAAAATGTGGGTGCCGATGCTGCGGAAGCACGCGATCGTGAGTTCGCCAGTCTCGAGGCTGCGGGCAGACTCAGCTTTACGACCGATTTCAACGAGTAAATCGAGTACGCTGCGCGCGTCAGCGGCAATGTCCGCACCGATGCTGGTGAGGAAGGCACCTTGACGACCGCGCTTGACCAGGATAGCGCCCAGTTCGTCTTCGAGAGTGGCGATCGCGTGGCTGATGGTGGACTGGGACAGAGCGAGCTTGGCAGCCGCTTGGCTGAAGTTGCCCGTGTCGGCGACAGCAACAAGCGCCCGCAGTTGCGAGAACTTGAGTTTGGTCAGGTCGATGCGGCTCATCGGATTGCCCCTCGGAGGACTTGCAGAGCAATGGGAGCGGCGCAGACGGCTGATGGGGCTCGGTCGAAACGTATCGAGGTCTCGCGTCCGCGACACTAACTAAGTACTTTTGGCGGATTCTACCGCGAACCGCCCCCCGAGTTATCTTCTCTGGAAGAAATTTGAGACGAGATGCGGGCGACACACTTACCGCAGCGGAGATTCAACCGGGAGATCGGCACGTGCTGCCCTCTACCGCCAGCTAGCAATAGCTCTGCAAACCCGTTCGGTTGCTCTCGCGAGTGGATTGCAATCGCGCACCGCAACCTCGAATTTGGCAACCGCCACAACAGCTCGTGCAAACGCGATCTACATATAACGAACGTGACTTAAAACTCCCCAGGCAAGATTCGAACTTGCGACCAATCGGTTAACAGCCGACCGCTCTACCGCTGAGCTACTGAGGAACGCGGGTCGATGCTTTTGTGCATCTCGGTTCACCAGTCTAACAACAGGATATTAACCTTGACAACCAATTGGGCGGATTTGCTGACGGAGCCCCACCCTGCAGGGTCGCCCGCGATCGCGATCGACTGTGGCTTCCCCGAACCGCGGGGGAGGACTGCAGCGCGGTAGTACACTGTGGAGACGAACGCCCCGTAAGCGCCCGCTCGGGCGACCTGCCGTTATGCCTACCTTTCTGTTGGAAGTCGGGACCGAAGAGTTACCTGCTGCTTTTGTCACGAGCGCGATCGCGCAACTTCAAACCTCGGTACCCCAGAGCCTCGACGCTCGGTTCCTGACTTCGGAAGCGATTGCGGTATACGGCACGCCGCGCCGCTTGGCAGTGTCGATTAGCGGCTTGCCGGCCAAGCAGCCGGATCGCGCCGAGGAGATCAAAGGTCCCCCTGCTAAAGCTGCCTTCAAAGAGGGCAAGCCGACGAAGGCAGCCGAAGGTTTCGCGCGCAAGCAGGGCGTGGCACTAGACGCGCTGGAATTGCGCGATACCGATAAGGGCGAGTTTGTTTTTATCAATAAAATCGCGATCGGGCAGCCGACGAAGGACGTTTTAGCCGCATTGGTGCCAGAGTGGATTGGCAGCTTGGAAGGCAAACGCTTCATGTGTTGGGGCGACGGCGACTTGCGCTTCTCGCGACCGATTCGCTGGTTGGTGGCACTGCTAGATCGGGACGTACTGCCGATCGCGCTGACCAACGGCTCGGAAACCGTGCGAAGCGATCGCTTTACCCAAGGACATCGCGTCCTGTCGCCGCAACCGCTAACGATCCCGCATGCCGACGCGTACGTCGAGGTGCTCGCCAAGGCTCGGATTGTCGTCGAGCCAGCACGCCGGCGGACGACGATCGCGCGCGACGTGCAAGAGGCTGCTGCGACCAAAGGCGGGCACGCGATCGTTTATGACGACTTGCTCGCAGAAGTCTCCGAACTCGTGGAAGCCCCCTCAATCGCGCTCGGCGGTTTTGACGAGCAGTTTTTGGAGCTGCCGGTGGAAGTGGCGACGACGGAGATGATCGCCCACCAGCGCTACTTCCCAGTCTGGAAGGATGCCAGCGCTACCGAATTGCTGCCCTACTTCATCACCGTTTCTAACGGCGATCCCACAAAAGCCGACATTATCGCTGCCGGCAACGCGCGGGTGCTGCGGGCGCGGCTGGCCGACGGTCAATTCTTTTTCGACCGGGATCGCCAACAGTCGTTGGAAGCGTTTGTACCGAAGCTGGATGCGGTAACGTTCCAAGCCGATCTGGGGTCGGTGGGCGCGAAAGTCGGGCGCGTGCGAGCGGTTGCCGGCTGGATTGCCACCCAGTTAGCATTGTCGGCCGGCGATCGCGCGCTCGTCGATCGCGCTGCGCTGCTGTGCAAGGCCGACTTGGTGACGCAGATGGTCGGCGAGTTCCCCGAACTGCAGGGCATTATGGGTGAGAAATACGCCCGCGCAAGCAGCGAACCTGAGGCCGTGGCTGTAGCGATTGCGGAGCACTACCTACCGCGCGGCGCGACGGACGGCCTGCCGCAAACGACTGTCGGTCGGGTCGTGGGCATTGCCGATCGCCTCGACACCCTAGTCGGTATTTTTGGCGTAGGTCTGTTGCCAAGCGGATCGTCCGATCCCTTCGCCTTGCGGCGGGCAGGCAACGCAATCGTCGCGATCGTTTGGGACGGCCTGCTGCCCCTGGATTTGTCAGATTTGCTGCAGCGTGGCGTCACGCAGTTCGAAGAGGCGTTTGGGCAAGGCGATCGCACGAGCGGGTTGCTAGATCAGTTGCAGGACTTCTTCGTGCAGCGCGTGCGGAGTTTGCTCGGTGAGGCGATCGACTACGACCTCATCGACGCACTCCTCGGAAACGAAGCCGATCGTGAATACCGCGATCGCGCTCTCAACGACTTACCGGACCTGCAAGCCCGCGCGCGTTTTCTGCAAACCATTCGGCGAAATGGCCGGCTCGACGCCATCTACGAAACAGTTAACCGTTCTGCGCGCTTAGCTGAAAAAGGCGACTTGGACCTGCAGACCCTCGATCCTAGCGCGATTGTATCGCCCGCCCGCTTCGAGAAAGCCTCCGAGCAGGAGGTGTTCGATGGATTGGTAACATTGTTGCCGCAAACCGAAACCGCTCGCGCCGAGCGCAACTACCAGCTACTTGTCGATGGCTTGATCGCACTCGCACCGGCTGTCGGCCGCTTTTTCGACGGACCCGATAGCGTGTTGGTGATGGACGAGGACGAGGCAGTGCGACGCAACCGCCTGAACCTACTAGGCGCGATCCGCAACCATGCGCGGGTGCTTGCGGACTTCGGCGCGATCGTCAAACCGGGCTAACAGCTCCTGAAAACCCTGTAAACATCAAGTACCGCTGCAGGGGGCTAAATATCTCAAAGTGCTGGCAATTTCCGAGCGCTGGCAGCTGGTCGAGAGATTCGAGCAATGATCGTAATGCAGCCGCAGGTGATATCAATTTACACAATGCTTCTGACAGATGAGGCAAACAATCCCTTGGAGTAAAAATTCCCGTCCTGCCATCTGTCGAAGCACTTCCGAGAGTTGGCATGACTTGCCC
This DNA window, taken from Rubidibacter lacunae KORDI 51-2, encodes the following:
- a CDS encoding LysR family transcriptional regulator encodes the protein MSRIDLTKLKFSQLRALVAVADTGNFSQAAAKLALSQSTISHAIATLEDELGAILVKRGRQGAFLTSIGADIAADARSVLDLLVEIGRKAESARSLETGELTIACFRSIGTHILPGAIAQFHRRFPGIRVTINEYQLFRAVEDDIRQGGADLGFTYLPAGPEFETRELFRDDYIALLPPDPPPPETLTWEHLKRYPLILSPEEYGCHQIITNYLAHHNQQIDPAYEVKEDSTILGMVQRGLGATVMARLAAQPIPPGIVTRSLPSLLERVIGAAFLADVLHPPAVFAFVDTLQQMAQRERNGAVADESM
- a CDS encoding DUF4089 domain-containing protein, which gives rise to MKENDTQPIQPVDYVEATAYLLELDVAPYRAGVVENFARLRAIALALDTVALPTTVEPV
- the glyS gene encoding glycine--tRNA ligase subunit beta, producing the protein MPTFLLEVGTEELPAAFVTSAIAQLQTSVPQSLDARFLTSEAIAVYGTPRRLAVSISGLPAKQPDRAEEIKGPPAKAAFKEGKPTKAAEGFARKQGVALDALELRDTDKGEFVFINKIAIGQPTKDVLAALVPEWIGSLEGKRFMCWGDGDLRFSRPIRWLVALLDRDVLPIALTNGSETVRSDRFTQGHRVLSPQPLTIPHADAYVEVLAKARIVVEPARRRTTIARDVQEAAATKGGHAIVYDDLLAEVSELVEAPSIALGGFDEQFLELPVEVATTEMIAHQRYFPVWKDASATELLPYFITVSNGDPTKADIIAAGNARVLRARLADGQFFFDRDRQQSLEAFVPKLDAVTFQADLGSVGAKVGRVRAVAGWIATQLALSAGDRALVDRAALLCKADLVTQMVGEFPELQGIMGEKYARASSEPEAVAVAIAEHYLPRGATDGLPQTTVGRVVGIADRLDTLVGIFGVGLLPSGSSDPFALRRAGNAIVAIVWDGLLPLDLSDLLQRGVTQFEEAFGQGDRTSGLLDQLQDFFVQRVRSLLGEAIDYDLIDALLGNEADREYRDRALNDLPDLQARARFLQTIRRNGRLDAIYETVNRSARLAEKGDLDLQTLDPSAIVSPARFEKASEQEVFDGLVTLLPQTETARAERNYQLLVDGLIALAPAVGRFFDGPDSVLVMDEDEAVRRNRLNLLGAIRNHARVLADFGAIVKPG
- the coaD gene encoding pantetheine-phosphate adenylyltransferase; the encoded protein is MIAIYPGSFDPITFGHLDIIERGSRLFEHTIVAVLGNPNKQPLFPVSQRVRQIRACTQHLPNVEVDSFAGLTVEYARQCNANVLLRGLRVLSDFEKELQMAHTNQTLWDGIETVFLATSNEYSFLSSSVVKEIARFGGSVEHLTPELVALDLYQCFAKTPPTVKPTAIEPSPPPTPPRVCDSKKNFHA
- the glyA gene encoding serine hydroxymethyltransferase, producing the protein MTDTNHDFLLQTDATVADLIQSELQRQRQHLELIASENFTSPAVLAAQGSVLTNKYAEGLPGKRYYGGCDFIDAVEQLAIDRVKKLFGAAAANVQPHSGAQANFAVFLALLKPGDKIMGMDLSHGGHLTHGSPANVSGKWFDACHYGVSKETERLDYDTILDLALRERPKLIVCGYSAYPRVIDFEKFRAIADEAGAYLLADIAHIAGLVASGHHPNPIPHCDVVTTTTHKTLRGPRGGLILTRDTDLGKKFNKAVFPGTQGGPLEHAIAGKAVAFGEALEPEFKAYSGQVIANARALAAHLQERGLKLVSDGTDNHLLLIDLRSVGMTGKIADQLVSEINITANKNTVPFDPESPFVTSGLRLGSPALTTRGMGEAEFCEIANIIADCLLDPDSDAVKQDCRQRVAALCDRFPLYPHLDAAVPVLA